A section of the Numida meleagris isolate 19003 breed g44 Domestic line chromosome 16, NumMel1.0, whole genome shotgun sequence genome encodes:
- the PBX3 gene encoding pre-B-cell leukemia transcription factor 3 isoform X5: MKPALFSVLCEIKEKTGLSIRGAQEEDPPDPQLMRLDNMLLAEGVSGPEKGGGSAAAAAAAAASGGSSDNSIEHSDYRAKLTQIRQIYHTELEKYEQACNEFTTHVMNLLREQSRTRPISPKEIERMVGIIHRKFSSIQMQLKQSTCEAVMILRSRFLDARRKRRNFSKQATEILNEYFYSHLSNPYPSEEAKEELAKKCSITVSQVSNWFGNKRIRYKKNIGKFQEEANLYAAKTAVTAAHAVAAAVQNNQTNSPTTPNSGSSGSFNLPNSGDMFMNMQSLNGDSYQGSQVGANVQSQVDTLRHVINQTGGYSDGLGGNSLYSPHNLNANGGWQDATTPSSVTSPTEGPGSVHSDTSN, translated from the exons GTTTGAGCATCCGAGGAGCCCAGGAGGAAGACCCTCCCGATCCCCAGCTAATGAGACTAGACAATATGCTTCTGGCAGAAGGAGTCTCAGGTCCGGAGAAAGGTGGGGGATCGgcggcagcagctgcagccgcAGCAGCCTCTGGAGGGTCTTCAGATAACTCTATTGAACACTCAGATTACAGAGCCAAATTGACCCAGATCAGACAAATCTATCACACAGAGCTGGAGAAATATGAACAG GCATGTAATGAATTTACCACACATGTGATGAACCTGCTCAGAGAACAGAGCCGAACGCGTCCCATTTCTCCTAAGGAGATTGAAAGGATGGTGGGCATCATTCATCGAAAATTCAGCTCCATCCAGATGCAGCTCAAGCAAAGTACTTGTGAAGCAGTCATGATTTTAAGGTCGAGGTTCCTCGATGCCAG aaggaaaagacgCAACTTCAGTAAACAAGCCACAGAAATATTGAACGAGTATTTTTACTCCCACCTCAGTAACCCTTACCCCAGTGAAGAAGCCAAAGAAGAGCTGGCAAAGAAGTGCAGCATCACGGTATCGCAG GTCTCCAACTGGTTTGGCAATAAGAGAATCAGGTACAAGAAGAACATTGGGAAGTTCCAGGAAGAAGCCAATCTTTACGCAGCGAAGACGGCTGTGACTGCAGCGCACGCCGTGGCCGCGGCCGTCCAGAACAACCAGACCAACTCCCCCACCACGCCGAACTCTG GTTCTTCTGGTTCTTTTAACCTCCCAAATTCTGGGGACATGTTCATGAACATGCAGAGTCTGAATGGGGATTCTTACCAGGGGTCCCAAGTCGGAGCCAATGTGCAGTCACAG GTGGATACCCTGCGTCATGTTATCAATCAGACGGGAGGATACAGTGATGGCTTGGGAGGAAATTCACTGTACAGTCCACATAATTTAAAT gCTAATGGAGGCTGGCAGGACGCAACTACTCCATCTTCTGTGACTTCCCCTACAGAAGGGCCGGGAAGTGTGCACTCTGATACCTCTAACTAA